The stretch of DNA GGCGCTGGAGCGGTACGCCGCGTTCCAGAACCCGCGCCTGCTCGCCGAGCTCTCCCAGCCGGGCCCCGCACTGCCCGCCGTCCGCGCGGTGGTACGCCGCTTCGGGGGCGAGGCCTCCTCCGACGAGGGGCGCCTGAACGGCTGTTTCATCACCAACACGGCGGCCGAGCTCGGCCCGCACGACGAGGTGGCGGCCCGCTGCGTCGAGCGCAGCTGGGAGCATATCGAGACACTGCTGCACTCCGCGCTCGTCCGCGCGCAGGCGCAGGGCGAGCTCCCGGAGGACCGCGACCCGCTCGCCATCGCGCGCATGCTGCTGACCCTGATGCAGGGGCTGCGCGTGGTCGGCAAGGCGTCGAAGGACCCGGCGCGGGTGCGGGACGCGACGGAGCAGGCGCTGAGCCTGCTCGACTGAGCCCCTCTTTCCTTTCCATGGCCTCTCCCTGGCTTCTTTTTCATGCCCTCATACTGGACCGATCGTTCAAGAAAAGAGCTCTGTCATGACTTCAGCAGCACC from Streptomyces sp. BA2 encodes:
- a CDS encoding TetR family transcriptional regulator; translated protein: MARTKEFDPDAALQSALELFWRRGYEATSMADLVEELGIGRASIYATFGNKHELYLKALERYAAFQNPRLLAELSQPGPALPAVRAVVRRFGGEASSDEGRLNGCFITNTAAELGPHDEVAARCVERSWEHIETLLHSALVRAQAQGELPEDRDPLAIARMLLTLMQGLRVVGKASKDPARVRDATEQALSLLD